A region from the Wolbachia endosymbiont (group A) of Rhinocyllus conicus genome encodes:
- a CDS encoding IS5 family transposase, with product MPQKMKVSNQNEYNKFLEKRGNIFRYIDEAIENWYENSPKMQGGNYIYSDKVVILVHIIVNLFRIGLRQTVGFIKGYLQQIGKNLAVISYSQASRRFKKLNIKINDCRVDKSNMENIEIIIDSTSISIYSNTPGHSKENSADRKYRSYEQVRKLHVMLSVNSKKAIAARYSNGVYSDHYGACDLLEEVNFQHKIKALYADRAYDRHKLYKLCKKYDIKTKVLPKKDAAEHSKIDYMSDRNAAIRLIKLYGQDGVKEWKKEAIYGKRSYIEGFFSRLKQVFGFSFRNKSEVNREKELLIKCYLLNKFTDIGMAKFEIIT from the coding sequence ATGCCACAGAAAATGAAAGTCAGTAACCAAAACGAATATAACAAATTCCTTGAAAAAAGGGGAAATATTTTTCGTTACATCGATGAAGCTATCGAAAATTGGTATGAAAATAGTCCAAAAATGCAGGGCGGCAACTATATTTACAGTGATAAAGTCGTAATTTTGGTGCATATAATTGTCAATCTTTTTAGAATTGGGTTAAGACAAACGGTGGGGTTTATAAAAGGATATCTGCAACAAATAGGAAAAAATTTGGCAGTTATCAGCTATTCACAAGCATCAAGAAGGTTTAAAAAACTTAATATTAAGATAAATGATTGCAGGGTTGATAAAAGCAACATGGAAAATATTGAAATTATCATAGATAGCACAAGTATCAGCATTTACAGTAACACTCCTGGCCACAGTAAGGAAAACAGTGCAGATAGAAAGTACCGAAGCTACGAGCAAGTAAGAAAGTTACATGTTATGTTAAGTGTGAATAGTAAAAAAGCTATAGCTGCAAGATACAGTAATGGCGTCTACTCTGACCACTATGGAGCTTGCGATTTGCTTGAAGAAGTTAATTTTCAGCACAAAATAAAAGCATTATATGCAGATAGGGCATACGATAGGCACAAACTTTATAAATTGTGTAAGAAATACGATATAAAGACAAAAGTTCTACCAAAAAAGGATGCAGCAGAACATTCAAAAATAGATTATATGTCTGACAGGAATGCTGCTATTAGGTTAATAAAATTATATGGACAAGATGGTGTAAAAGAGTGGAAAAAGGAAGCAATTTATGGAAAGAGATCTTACATAGAAGGATTTTTCTCAAGGTTGAAGCAAGTATTTGGATTTAGCTTTAGGAATAAATCTGAAGTAAATCGTGAAAAAGAATTACTAATTAAGTGCTATTTGCTCAACAAATTCACTGATATTGGTATGGCTAAATTTGAAATCATTACATAA
- the mgtE gene encoding magnesium transporter, producing the protein MNIKISSHYGLDKKAIDDLIESLDNEELENVCNIVKTIDSVQLAYFLSTSISDHREKLVNILDQHLLSDALVHVVPDLQREIIETLGIENTAKLLMLLDVEDIVTIVKDLDRKSIENILNYLPNATQKLVEELLSYPEESAGRLIHKNMVIAPYYWTINQLMEFLRNYKKIPERFHQIFIINSKLEPIGSVNLNKVISHSGDTIIKEIMDHDIKIIKTGVDQEEVARIFKDYSLLSAPVVNKNGKIIGVILIEDVIKVVQQETEEDVLKISGVSSKADINAPIHKTIIKRLPWLLFNLLAATMCSIVVGFFDDVIKSFIVLPIIMPIIASMSGNAGSQTVTLTIRAIATKYLTEQNAKRVLMKEFLIGLINGVILSTISLVVLAIRFHNFKVEMIFVVSMIMMSIIATFIGTFIPIMLHRLKSDPAVSSSILTSATTDILSALMFLGLATIFLLNS; encoded by the coding sequence ATGAATATTAAAATAAGTTCTCATTATGGTTTAGACAAAAAGGCTATTGATGACTTAATAGAGTCACTTGATAACGAGGAGCTAGAAAATGTTTGTAATATTGTAAAAACGATAGATAGCGTTCAGTTAGCTTATTTTTTATCTACTTCAATCAGTGATCACAGGGAGAAATTAGTTAATATCCTCGATCAACATTTGTTAAGTGATGCCCTAGTGCATGTAGTGCCAGATTTACAAAGAGAGATCATAGAAACATTGGGAATAGAAAATACAGCAAAGTTACTAATGCTCCTTGATGTAGAAGATATAGTAACCATAGTGAAAGATTTGGATAGAAAGTCTATAGAAAACATACTTAACTACTTACCCAATGCAACTCAAAAATTAGTAGAGGAGTTGTTATCATACCCAGAAGAAAGTGCAGGAAGGTTGATACATAAAAATATGGTTATAGCTCCATATTATTGGACGATAAATCAGCTAATGGAATTCTTGCGCAACTATAAAAAAATACCAGAAAGATTTCACCAGATATTCATTATCAACTCAAAATTAGAGCCTATAGGCAGTGTTAATTTAAATAAGGTAATATCTCACTCAGGAGACACAATAATAAAAGAGATAATGGATCATGACATAAAAATCATTAAAACTGGAGTAGACCAAGAGGAAGTAGCAAGAATATTTAAAGATTACTCTCTATTATCGGCTCCGGTAGTAAATAAGAATGGTAAAATTATTGGTGTGATCTTAATTGAAGATGTGATAAAAGTTGTTCAACAAGAAACAGAAGAGGATGTACTCAAAATAAGCGGTGTATCTTCTAAAGCCGATATAAATGCCCCTATACATAAAACTATAATTAAAAGGCTACCTTGGTTACTGTTTAACCTCTTAGCTGCAACAATGTGTTCCATAGTAGTTGGCTTTTTCGATGATGTAATAAAAAGTTTTATAGTACTGCCAATAATCATGCCGATAATTGCATCAATGAGCGGAAATGCAGGATCCCAAACAGTAACGCTAACCATCCGGGCAATCGCAACAAAATATCTAACTGAGCAAAATGCAAAAAGAGTACTGATGAAAGAATTTTTAATAGGTCTTATAAACGGGGTAATTTTATCTACCATTTCACTCGTAGTATTAGCAATAAGATTTCACAATTTCAAAGTGGAGATGATTTTTGTGGTCTCCATGATTATGATGTCAATTATTGCAACGTTCATCGGAACTTTCATTCCTATAATGCTTCACCGTTTAAAGTCTGACCCTGCAGTTTCTTCTTCAATCCTAACATCGGCAACAACTGATATTCTCTCAGCTCTTATGTTTCTTGGTTTAGCTACGATCTTTTTATTAAACAGCTGA
- the prfB gene encoding peptide chain release factor 2 (programmed frameshift), with protein MKTYSEIFEYFQGLNKSISLIRRCLDIEKLKLRLEELDSQASNDNLWQDNQKAQEILKERSKIKHDVELFLKLESDYNDAISLMKSAIDENDEEFFSEVESELAKLEKLIKLKETESLFTGEADNNNCFLEIHSGAGGTESNDWAEMLMRMYVRWAEIYHNFKVEVVEKLEGESVGIKSAMIKIVGEKAYGWAKSESGIHRLVRISPFDANGKRHTSFASVGVTPVIEDSIDIAVDEKDLKIDTYRASGAGGQHVNKTESAVRITHIPTGVVVQCQNGRSQHRNKDEALKLLKGRLYQIELEKKEQKMAEEYGKKCDIGWGNQIRSYVMHPYQMVKDLRTGHEVGNINSVFDGNIDCFIVSVLTKQN; from the exons ATGAAAACTTATTCAGAAATTTTCGAATACTTTCAAGGCTTAAATAAAAGTATTTCTCTTATCAGGAGGTGTCTT GACATAGAAAAATTAAAGTTGCGTCTTGAAGAGCTGGATTCCCAAGCGTCGAATGATAATCTGTGGCAAGACAATCAAAAGGCACAAGAAATTTTAAAAGAACGTTCTAAAATTAAGCATGACGTAGAGTTGTTTTTAAAGTTGGAAAGCGATTACAACGATGCCATTAGCTTAATGAAGTCTGCTATTGATGAGAATGATGAAGAATTTTTCTCTGAAGTTGAAAGTGAATTAGCTAAGCTAGAGAAATTAATCAAACTTAAAGAGACAGAATCCTTATTTACTGGTGAAGCAGATAACAATAACTGCTTTTTAGAAATCCACTCAGGAGCTGGTGGAACAGAGAGCAATGATTGGGCTGAAATGCTGATGCGCATGTATGTAAGATGGGCAGAAATTTATCACAACTTTAAAGTTGAAGTTGTAGAAAAATTAGAAGGAGAGTCGGTTGGTATAAAGTCTGCAATGATAAAAATCGTTGGAGAAAAAGCTTATGGGTGGGCAAAAAGTGAAAGTGGAATTCACAGGCTGGTTAGAATATCGCCGTTTGATGCAAATGGTAAACGTCATACCAGTTTTGCAAGTGTAGGAGTAACTCCAGTGATAGAAGATTCAATTGATATTGCTGTGGATGAAAAGGATCTGAAAATCGACACCTACCGTGCTTCCGGAGCAGGCGGTCAGCATGTGAACAAGACTGAAAGTGCGGTACGCATTACGCATATTCCAACTGGTGTTGTAGTTCAATGCCAAAATGGTCGTTCTCAACACAGAAATAAGGATGAGGCGTTAAAATTACTTAAAGGACGTTTGTACCAAATTGAACTGGAAAAAAAAGAACAAAAGATGGCTGAAGAGTATGGTAAAAAATGCGATATAGGCTGGGGTAATCAGATCAGATCGTACGTTATGCATCCATATCAAATGGTGAAGGATTTAAGAACTGGACATGAAGTGGGTAATATAAATTCTGTTTTTGATGGTAATATAGATTGTTTCATAGTTAGTGTGCTTACTAAGCAAAATTAG
- a CDS encoding ankyrin repeat domain-containing protein — protein sequence MTMSNDKWKRILSTVNEEGNLSKDNVIEKIREKLSRDSDEYTQLSETGFDASLTCLNIEYTSSCIEPGFFGLPSIRNQVEIHHRTLFILAAITGHVKIVEALIERGIDINTVDKDGLTPLHEAAGSGHVEVVNALIKKGANVKAVDKYGNTPLHLAASHYSDEGIVKALIENGADVNAKNQDRCTPLHYAALSSNNKEIVEILVKEGADVNASLDESMITPLHMAARGHNAN from the coding sequence ATGACAATGAGCAATGATAAGTGGAAAAGAATATTAAGTACAGTTAATGAAGAAGGGAATTTAAGTAAGGACAATGTAATTGAGAAAATTAGAGAGAAATTGTCACGAGATTCAGATGAATATACTCAGTTGAGCGAAACTGGTTTTGATGCGAGTCTCACCTGCTTAAATATAGAGTATACTAGTAGTTGCATAGAACCTGGATTTTTTGGCTTACCATCCATACGTAACCAAGTGGAAATCCATCATAGAACATTATTTATTTTAGCTGCTATTACTGGTCATGTGAAGATAGTAGAAGCTCTAATAGAAAGAGGGATAGACATTAATACAGTAGATAAAGATGGTTTGACTCCTTTACACGAGGCTGCTGGTAGTGGTCATGTGGAAGTGGTTAATGCTCTAATAAAAAAAGGAGCAAATGTTAAAGCGGTAGATAAGTATGGGAATACTCCTCTACATTTGGCCGCTTCACATTATAGCGATGAAGGAATTGTAAAAGCTCTAATAGAAAACGGGGCAGATGTTAATGCAAAAAATCAAGATAGATGTACTCCTTTACATTATGCTGCTTTGAGTAGCAATAATAAGGAGATAGTAGAAATTCTAGTAAAGGAAGGAGCAGATGTTAACGCATCATTAGATGAATCTATGATCACTCCTCTACATATGGCTGCTAGAGGACATAATGCTAATTAA
- a CDS encoding ankyrin repeat domain-containing protein: MEKGANVKAVSKDGLTPLHIAASCGLSGEIVKTLIKGKANIDAVDKCGRTPLHFATDCFSSTNIEILIENGADYSLKNKNGKAPMDLDKSGYIKQFLEKKAIKNGIIAGCATAALSTAIAVALFATGTVAVELMSVMIAAAIITAAALAVGGITYSILKPSTKMDETKEAQNVNGNAQEVFP, translated from the coding sequence ATAGAAAAAGGAGCAAATGTTAAAGCGGTAAGTAAAGATGGTTTGACTCCTTTACACATAGCTGCTTCATGTGGCTTGAGTGGAGAGATTGTGAAAACCCTGATAAAGGGGAAGGCGAATATTGATGCGGTAGATAAATGTGGAAGGACTCCCTTACACTTTGCTACAGATTGCTTCAGCAGCACAAATATTGAGATTCTAATAGAAAACGGAGCAGACTACTCATTAAAGAATAAAAATGGTAAAGCCCCAATGGATCTTGACAAAAGCGGATATATAAAACAGTTTTTGGAAAAGAAGGCAATTAAAAACGGTATTATTGCCGGCTGTGCAACTGCGGCACTCAGTACTGCTATAGCAGTGGCACTTTTTGCAACCGGGACAGTTGCAGTTGAATTGATGTCCGTAATGATAGCAGCAGCTATCATTACAGCAGCGGCACTAGCAGTTGGTGGTATTACATATAGCATATTAAAACCTAGTACTAAAATGGACGAAACGAAAGAAGCGCAAAACGTAAATGGGAATGCGCAGGAAGTATTTCCTTAA
- a CDS encoding DMT family transporter, with protein sequence MNWVYLLLSSLIEVFWVITLKHSCGFTHLVPSIISILSMALSTYLLSLAIRSIPIGVCYAIWTGVGAIGASILGVYLFNEPVNLFEVICFILVTFGIIGLKLFDTAKQTVDKME encoded by the coding sequence ATGAATTGGGTATATTTACTCTTATCGTCACTAATTGAAGTGTTCTGGGTCATAACACTTAAGCATAGTTGTGGATTTACTCATCTCGTACCATCAATAATTAGCATACTCTCCATGGCTCTTAGTACGTATTTACTTTCGCTCGCTATACGTTCTATACCTATCGGAGTATGCTATGCAATTTGGACTGGAGTAGGTGCTATAGGAGCTTCGATACTTGGAGTTTACCTATTTAATGAACCAGTTAATTTATTCGAAGTAATATGCTTTATTTTAGTTACATTCGGGATTATAGGATTAAAATTGTTTGATACTGCAAAACAAACTGTTGATAAAATGGAATAA
- a CDS encoding DMT family transporter yields MLSSILEILWAVTLKFSNSFTKVVPSIATLVIMIISIYFLSLAACFLPIRVCYAVSSGICTIGITIIGATAFTENINLSQVLCIILIVIGTIGLKLSI; encoded by the coding sequence TTGCTGTCTAGTATCCTAGAGATACTGTGGGCTGTAACGTTAAAGTTTAGTAACAGTTTTACTAAAGTTGTGCCTTCGATTGCAACATTGGTAATTATGATCATTAGCATTTACTTTTTATCTCTTGCAGCATGCTTTCTACCTATTAGAGTATGCTATGCAGTTTCCTCTGGAATATGCACAATTGGAATAACTATAATTGGTGCAACCGCTTTCACAGAGAATATTAATTTATCTCAAGTTTTATGTATCATTTTAATTGTAATAGGAACCATAGGGCTAAAGCTCTCTATTTAA
- a CDS encoding D-alanyl-D-alanine carboxypeptidase family protein — MLSRLVILLLVFILPFSSYSYQFRTKAKQAVVLDLASDSFIFDHNSDEKMAPSSMSKLMTLYIAFDYLKAGIINMEDKFRVSRKAWERKGSSMFLKEGQSVTVRELLEGITIVSGNDACITLAEGIAGSEENFVAEMNEVAQNLNLNDSHFVNSSGWPDGDHFMSAKDLVMLAKRIFTDFPEYYDLFSEQYLTYNEIAQKNKNLLLFHDIGVDGLKTGYTNAGGYGIVASAKRNDRRIFAVVNGLNTEKERIEEAKRLIQYSLKHFNTKKIFAKDSVVEEVNVLYGKDKKVPITVANDVTITYNRKLHDQIKVRIEYKDMIPAPIKKGQEVGKVFVEIPGIEQQTTPLYAANDVQELNFVEKFFRMLF, encoded by the coding sequence ATGTTAAGCAGATTGGTAATTTTGCTATTAGTTTTTATACTTCCTTTTTCTTCATACTCATACCAGTTTAGAACCAAAGCAAAGCAAGCAGTAGTCTTAGATTTAGCTTCAGACTCGTTCATTTTTGACCATAATTCCGATGAAAAAATGGCCCCATCTTCAATGAGCAAGTTAATGACTTTATATATAGCCTTCGATTATCTAAAAGCTGGAATAATAAATATGGAGGATAAATTTCGAGTAAGCAGAAAAGCGTGGGAAAGAAAAGGCTCTTCTATGTTTTTGAAAGAAGGTCAATCCGTTACGGTGAGGGAATTACTCGAAGGAATTACAATAGTCTCAGGTAATGATGCCTGCATAACACTAGCCGAGGGTATTGCAGGATCAGAAGAGAATTTTGTGGCTGAAATGAATGAGGTTGCACAAAATTTGAACCTGAATGACAGTCATTTTGTCAACTCAAGCGGGTGGCCAGATGGAGATCATTTTATGAGCGCAAAAGACTTGGTAATGCTGGCAAAAAGGATTTTCACTGATTTTCCTGAATATTACGATTTATTTTCTGAACAATATTTGACATATAACGAAATTGCACAAAAGAATAAAAATCTTCTACTTTTTCACGACATTGGGGTTGACGGTTTAAAAACCGGTTATACAAATGCTGGTGGTTATGGCATTGTAGCATCTGCAAAACGAAATGATAGGAGAATTTTTGCTGTCGTAAATGGTTTAAACACTGAGAAAGAGCGAATAGAAGAAGCAAAAAGACTGATACAATACTCCTTAAAACATTTTAATACTAAGAAAATATTTGCTAAAGACAGTGTAGTTGAGGAAGTAAATGTTCTCTATGGAAAAGATAAAAAAGTGCCTATTACAGTTGCAAACGATGTTACCATAACTTACAACCGCAAATTGCATGACCAAATTAAGGTGCGTATTGAATATAAAGATATGATACCTGCACCCATTAAAAAAGGTCAAGAAGTGGGCAAAGTTTTTGTAGAAATACCAGGTATTGAGCAACAAACTACACCTCTTTATGCAGCAAATGACGTACAGGAATTGAATTTCGTAGAAAAGTTTTTTAGAATGTTATTTTAA
- a CDS encoding recombinase family protein: MGFKEDQMVTVSLYARVSSGKQAQENTIASQVAALEKQISTDGYKLLSEYKFIDNGYSGSNLVRPDLEKLRDKVTEGKIDRIYIHSPDRLSRKYAYQMVLLEEFEKAGAETVFLNYEINDNPESQLLLQMQGMIAEYERAKIMERSRRGKIYAANKGCVSVMGGAPYGYRYIDKYMGGGQALFEINEEEANVVRKVFLWIGRERTSIGEVCRRLNTMSIITRTGKKYWDRSVIWGMLKNPAYKGQAAFGKTKVGIKLQHIRPQKHSCEQPKDNYSTYSVEKANWIYVKVPNIVDEDVFDIVQEQLAENRKIARTRERGAKYLLQGLIVCKRCRYAYYGSPVRNKRGEKIDHYAYYRCIGRDSYRFGGNKICDNKHIRTDALETAVWEEVKHLLKNPNRVLEEYRRRLSELKKSSWDQKSDLLEKQENKLKRGIARLIDSYAQEYINQEEFEPRIKAMKQSLKTIEEEKKRIFDQKKLKQELTLVVTNLEDFSSNITSNLDNADWLTKRDIIRTLVKRIEINLEDVNVVFRVKELPNSPGNNREEKKNLQHCWRGNRPSLNCTTFCGLKLSIFHNTSS, encoded by the coding sequence ATGGGATTCAAGGAGGATCAAATGGTAACAGTGAGTTTATATGCAAGAGTTTCTTCGGGGAAACAAGCACAAGAAAATACAATAGCAAGTCAAGTTGCAGCTTTAGAGAAGCAAATTAGTACGGATGGATACAAATTATTAAGTGAGTATAAATTTATTGATAATGGCTACAGTGGATCTAATCTAGTCCGTCCTGATCTAGAAAAGTTACGTGATAAAGTAACAGAAGGTAAAATTGATAGAATTTACATTCATTCACCTGATCGCTTATCTAGAAAATATGCATATCAAATGGTATTACTTGAAGAATTTGAGAAAGCAGGAGCAGAAACGGTTTTCTTAAATTATGAGATTAACGATAATCCAGAATCTCAATTGCTGTTACAAATGCAAGGTATGATAGCAGAATATGAACGAGCGAAAATTATGGAACGAAGTCGTCGCGGAAAGATTTATGCAGCTAATAAAGGTTGTGTAAGCGTAATGGGAGGAGCTCCTTATGGTTATCGTTATATAGATAAATATATGGGAGGAGGACAAGCTTTATTTGAAATAAACGAAGAAGAAGCTAATGTTGTTAGGAAAGTATTTTTGTGGATAGGAAGAGAAAGGACAAGTATTGGGGAAGTGTGTCGTCGGCTAAACACTATGTCTATTATAACACGAACAGGAAAAAAGTACTGGGATAGAAGTGTGATTTGGGGTATGTTAAAAAATCCTGCTTACAAAGGACAAGCGGCTTTTGGTAAAACAAAAGTAGGTATAAAGTTACAACATATCAGACCACAGAAACATTCTTGTGAACAACCGAAAGATAATTACTCTACCTATTCTGTTGAAAAAGCAAATTGGATTTATGTTAAAGTGCCAAATATAGTGGACGAAGATGTATTTGATATAGTTCAAGAACAATTAGCTGAGAATAGAAAAATAGCAAGGACAAGAGAAAGAGGAGCAAAATATTTACTACAAGGTTTAATCGTATGTAAGCGTTGTCGTTATGCATATTACGGAAGTCCTGTAAGAAATAAGCGAGGAGAAAAAATTGATCATTATGCTTATTATCGTTGTATTGGTAGAGATTCTTACCGTTTTGGTGGTAATAAAATTTGTGATAATAAACACATTCGTACAGATGCATTAGAAACAGCCGTTTGGGAAGAGGTTAAGCATTTATTGAAAAATCCAAATAGGGTTTTAGAAGAATACAGGCGTAGACTTTCAGAGCTTAAAAAATCATCATGGGATCAAAAAAGCGATTTACTAGAGAAACAAGAAAATAAATTAAAACGTGGTATTGCTAGACTTATTGATAGTTATGCTCAAGAATATATTAATCAAGAAGAATTTGAACCACGAATTAAAGCAATGAAACAAAGTTTAAAAACAATTGAAGAGGAGAAGAAAAGGATATTCGATCAAAAGAAATTAAAACAGGAATTAACTTTGGTTGTAACCAATTTAGAAGACTTTTCTTCCAATATTACATCAAACCTTGATAACGCAGACTGGCTAACTAAACGTGATATTATTAGAACGTTAGTCAAGAGAATTGAAATTAACCTTGAGGACGTAAATGTGGTATTTCGTGTAAAAGAGCTACCAAACTCTCCTGGAAATAATCGAGAAGAAAAGAAAAATTTGCAACATTGTTGGCGGGGTAATCGTCCCTCCTTGAATTGTACCACGTTTTGTGGATTGAAGCTTTCCATCTTCCATAACACCAGCTCCTAA